The genomic DNA AAATATTCCAGTGGAGTAAAATATGGCCTTGGGTGGGTCATATTTTTTTAAAAAGCCATTAAGTATAATTCCTCTAAATAAACATTCTTCAACTATAGATGCTACTAACACTCCTCCTATTAGGGATCCTAATAAACTTATATTTCCTCCAAATAGATTTTCAAATAAAACTTTTATTTCTTCTTTCATAGGAATGAATGTAAGTACTAAATTTTCTATCCTCACAATAATTATAAATGAGGATCCTATAATAATAGTAAGTGGAAATAAATAATGGATAATTTTTTTATCATAGTAAAAAAAAATCTTTAAATTCACACCCATGTTCTCATTCTTTAGATAATTTAATAATATAAAAAAGCTAAGGATAGTTTCCATAGAATATATACCTGGATTGTTAGGACTAATATTAAATATACTGCCTAATAATACTAAAATGCAATCACAAGTGATGGTTATTAATAAGTACACACTTAATATGATTGTGGCAGAGCCTACAGATAAATAATCATTTCTTTCATCCATACAAGCCTCCTACTTTATTTCGCTTATTAAGTATATATTCTAAATAAACTTATCCCATTCCATTTGTATAATATAAAAAAAGATACAGTTCTATTAACTGTACCTTAAATGTCATAAGACTATTTATCCTTTCTATTCCTTGCATAATCTACTATGGCCTTTTTCAAAGCCAAGGACCCTAATACAGAGCAATGTTCTTTTTCTGGTGGCAATCCTCCCAGACTTTCTATTATATTCTTTTCAGAGATAGCATAAGCTGCCATAACAGGTTTATCCTTTGCTAATACAGTTGTCATACTACTAGATGCAATAGCACCACAGCAACCATGTACCTGAAATTTTATATCCTTTATAAAATCATTATGTACTTTTATGTATATCTTCAAATAATCTCCACATTCTGGATCCCCGGCTACTCCCATTCCATCATAATTTTCTATCACTCCCACATTTCTTGGATTTTGAAAGTGATCCATTGTTATTTGTGAATACATAACCATCCCCCTAGTTTTAAGCATATGCCCTTTATTTATAATTATACCATAAAAAAGGCATACTTCGTATGCTTCGCTAGGAAACCCTATGGTTTCCTTCGACGATTGCTACAGCAACCTGAGCACCTTCCTTTGAATCGGGCAGGGGAACTCTTCCCCTACAACCCCTTCTTTTTTTATTCATTTATATGTTTTGTGTCAATTAACTTTCCCAGACAATAAAAAAAGATACAGCATTAGCTGTATCTCCTAAACTTGAATCACTTGAACATGATCTGCTATTATTCTCATTTCACCTTCATCTAATAGTAACCTATAATCAAATTTACCTTCATCGCATAAATGAACTTCTTCATATAAACATAACCTAGATATACTATTTTCAGGCATATCCAATACCTTTATTCCCTCAAATAATATTCTAAAGTCTCCACCCCTATAGCAGTCATAACAGCATGAACTACCATCTAACTCTATTATAAGTTCATCTTCCTTAGGTCTTTGAATATCTAGTATTATGGCATCATGTATACTACATTTTTTAAATTCAACCATGCTTGTTGGCAATGAGTTTGCAATTTCTCTATAATACTGATTATATTCACTACACATATTTTCCCATTTTTCATGAAATTTACTTACTAACTCAGGAATTTTTAATTGTAACGCTTCCGATGGACCTTCTTCTGTATATAGCCTTTCCCCATTAGCTATATATTCTCCTAATTCCGGTATCATACTTACTATTGCCTTTTGGTATGTAGATTCCTTGTCTTTGAATTGTTCTTCATAAGATTCTCTCCAAAACTTCTTAACATTCTTCTTTTCTCTAAATAGAGATAATTCTGTAAGCCCCATTACATCATATAAGTTTCTTTTAAAAAACTTCATCCAAACCCCTCCAAAGCATCTTCTCAAGATTATAAACTTTTTCTTATGATTTTACTATAGACACTATTTATAACAAATAAAGTATTTTAATTTAACAACTATATGCTACATCTATTGAATTACATTTTATTCCACTAATTAATTATATCACAGTTGTTCTTCTCATCAAATACAGCATATGCTAATTACTTTCAAATGTAATGGAGGAAATTTTAAATTTCTTAAATATTTATTGTCTTGTCTTGTCCTGGGTATTTAAATACTTAGGTCTTTTTTTAGCTAGATTTATATCACTAAAAATATAATTTTTCAAGTCTGTAAAATTAAAAGGAGACATAGGAGCCACATAAGGTACTCCTAAGGTTGTAATAGAGCATAAATTGATTGTAATAAGTGTAAATCCCATAACAAATCCAAACAATCCAAATATACCCGTTATGAGAATCATAAAAAACTTTAGTATTCTAATTGGATTCATAATAGTATAATCAGGAGCAACAAAGGAGCACATAACAGATAGTGCTACAATAATAACCATAAGAGGACTAACAAGACCTGCAGCAACTGCCGCTTGTCCAATAACAATGGCTCCAACAATACCAATAGCTGGACCTATTTGTTTTGGAAGTCTTATACTGGCTTCCCGTAGTATTTCAGCTGTAAATTCCATTAATGTTGCTTCTATAAAAGCATTAAAAGGAACTGTCACCCTAGAACTTGCTATAGCCAAAATATATTGGGGTGGAAGTATATCCGGATGAAAACTAACCACAGCAACATACAAAGAAGATGCCGTTAATGATACGGCAAGAGCTACTACTCTCAATATT from Anaeromicrobium sediminis includes the following:
- a CDS encoding CPBP family intramembrane glutamic endopeptidase; translation: MDERNDYLSVGSATIILSVYLLITITCDCILVLLGSIFNISPNNPGIYSMETILSFFILLNYLKNENMGVNLKIFFYYDKKIIHYLFPLTIIIGSSFIIIVRIENLVLTFIPMKEEIKVLFENLFGGNISLLGSLIGGVLVASIVEECLFRGIILNGFLKKYDPPKAIFYSTGIFTLFHLNPWQLIAPFTLGIILSICFYKTKSLYVCVYGHSLYNLISILYVRINKNHSFGKIVNIPLWIYLLAILLFLIGVIIGNRVLKGKI
- a CDS encoding iron-sulfur cluster assembly scaffold protein, translated to MYSQITMDHFQNPRNVGVIENYDGMGVAGDPECGDYLKIYIKVHNDFIKDIKFQVHGCCGAIASSSMTTVLAKDKPVMAAYAISEKNIIESLGGLPPEKEHCSVLGSLALKKAIVDYARNRKDK
- a CDS encoding DUF4085 family protein: MKFFKRNLYDVMGLTELSLFREKKNVKKFWRESYEEQFKDKESTYQKAIVSMIPELGEYIANGERLYTEEGPSEALQLKIPELVSKFHEKWENMCSEYNQYYREIANSLPTSMVEFKKCSIHDAIILDIQRPKEDELIIELDGSSCCYDCYRGGDFRILFEGIKVLDMPENSISRLCLYEEVHLCDEGKFDYRLLLDEGEMRIIADHVQVIQV